From one Sulfurimonas sp. HSL-3221 genomic stretch:
- the gmhA gene encoding D-sedoheptulose 7-phosphate isomerase, translating to MRAYLENEISASIETKQKILNDDALLNTIAAAATACVEAYRRGNKTLLAGNGGSAADAQHIAAELVGRYGFDRPSIPSLALTTDTSNLTAIGNDYGYDKVFSRQLEGMGVEGDIFFGISTSGNSQNIVNAFESAKAKGITTIALVGRDGGKMGEMADIAIIVPSNATPRIQESHILIGHIICDVIEKELFGDGVGA from the coding sequence ATGAGAGCCTACCTTGAAAACGAAATTTCAGCTTCCATAGAGACCAAACAGAAGATTTTGAACGACGACGCCCTGCTGAACACGATCGCAGCAGCGGCCACGGCCTGTGTCGAGGCCTACCGCCGCGGCAACAAAACGCTGCTCGCGGGCAACGGCGGCAGCGCGGCGGACGCCCAGCACATCGCGGCGGAACTCGTCGGCCGCTACGGTTTTGACCGCCCCTCTATCCCGTCACTGGCGCTCACCACCGATACGTCGAACCTGACGGCCATCGGCAACGACTACGGCTACGACAAAGTGTTCTCCCGCCAGCTGGAAGGCATGGGCGTCGAAGGTGACATCTTCTTCGGTATCTCCACCTCGGGCAACTCCCAGAACATCGTCAATGCGTTCGAGAGTGCCAAGGCGAAGGGGATCACGACCATCGCACTTGTCGGCCGCGACGGCGGTAAGATGGGAGAGATGGCCGATATCGCCATCATCGTGCCCTCCAACGCGACGCCGCGTATCCAGGAGTCGCATATCCTGATCGGGCACATCATCTGCGACGTGATCGAAAAAGAGCTCTTCGGCGACGGCGTCGGAGCGTAG
- the gmhB gene encoding D-glycero-beta-D-manno-heptose 1,7-bisphosphate 7-phosphatase: protein MGKPALFLDRDGVINVDTDYLYRIEEFEFIDGIFELCAAYQARGYMIVVVTNQSGIARGRYSEADFDRLTKWMVEEFGKHGVKISGVYYCPHHPEVTGACTCRKPEPGMLLQAAEELGIDLAHSVLVGDKERDIVAAHRAGVRETYLFDGETKVTEASRTIKSLRELI, encoded by the coding sequence ATGGGTAAACCGGCCCTCTTCCTCGACCGCGACGGCGTGATCAACGTCGACACGGACTACCTGTACCGCATCGAGGAGTTCGAGTTCATCGACGGCATCTTCGAGCTCTGCGCCGCCTACCAGGCACGGGGCTACATGATCGTCGTCGTGACCAACCAGTCCGGCATCGCCCGCGGACGCTACAGCGAAGCGGATTTTGACCGCCTGACGAAGTGGATGGTAGAGGAGTTCGGCAAACACGGCGTCAAGATATCCGGGGTTTATTACTGCCCTCACCATCCGGAGGTGACGGGGGCCTGCACCTGCCGCAAACCCGAGCCTGGGATGCTGCTTCAGGCCGCGGAAGAGCTCGGCATCGACCTGGCGCATTCGGTGCTGGTCGGCGACAAGGAGCGCGACATCGTCGCGGCCCATCGTGCCGGTGTGCGGGAAACCTACCTGTTCGATGGCGAAACGAAAGTGACGGAAGCATCGCGCACTATCAAATCATTAAGGGAGCTGATATGA
- a CDS encoding asparaginase domain-containing protein: protein MKILNTGGTFNKRYDPILGVLEVPFDNEAVEDIVESFAYSVEIAGMLYKDSLEMTEEDREQLINIIDVDDEEVYVIVHGTDTMDLTAKALAEWMEEDEEERVIVLTGAMVPYSIDKTEASVNLGMALGYAATQPAPGVYICMSGIIAPYDRIRKNRGEGIFEIV from the coding sequence ATGAAGATCCTCAATACCGGCGGGACGTTCAACAAACGCTACGATCCCATCCTCGGGGTGCTCGAGGTCCCCTTCGACAACGAAGCGGTCGAGGATATCGTCGAGAGCTTTGCCTACAGCGTCGAGATCGCCGGGATGCTCTATAAAGATTCGCTGGAGATGACCGAGGAGGATCGCGAGCAGCTCATCAACATCATCGACGTCGACGACGAGGAGGTCTACGTCATCGTCCACGGCACCGACACGATGGACCTGACGGCCAAAGCCCTGGCGGAGTGGATGGAGGAGGATGAAGAGGAGCGGGTCATCGTCCTCACCGGTGCCATGGTGCCCTACAGCATCGACAAGACCGAAGCCAGCGTCAACCTGGGTATGGCGCTGGGATACGCTGCGACGCAGCCCGCGCCGGGGGTCTACATCTGCATGAGCGGGATCATCGCGCCCTATGACCGCATCCGCAAAAACCGTGGAGAGGGGATTTTCGAGATTGTCTAA
- a CDS encoding heavy metal translocating P-type ATPase, producing the protein MSNVKCDHCHLQFDESVMIKEGDLHFCCKGCQGIYHLLKDEGLERFYDKLGEETLVPPTEQFEDSGNFNSPAFYDRYVKTDSEGFSEVSLIIEGIHCSACVWLNEKALHKMEGVVEAHINHTNNKARIVWDDEVVKLSNIIDMIRAIGYDAFPYDPQIQEARAEKERKDYYLRIAVAVFAMMNIMTIAVAQYAGFFTGMTQGIKNILNVAEWILSTPVLFYSGWVFFRGAYYGIRTRSVNMDILVATGASLTYLYSIYITLFELGEAYFDSVTMIITFVLVGKFLEVLSKKSAADTLDVLSKHVPGEVTLLKDGTQVNVSVNEVVVGDVILLKAGEKAGIDGEILSGEGSFDESSLTGESDPIYKRPGDSVVSGTTSIDAVVQYEATKDFEHSTLSNILTMLERSMAKKPRIEQLANRLSEYFSTVILLLAFGTFLVWWFWPHPFNIAFMVGISVIVIACPCALALATPVATLVGLGQGAKRGILFKEAAQLETLAQTDTLVLDKTGTITEGRPQVVDVQWYAAEAELQRYRLKLQALLNASKHPVAIGVSEYLSGETELTALPILDEVRQIAAKGMVARCEEQMLSGGNAALMRDQGIAPTDESAHTLFYFAVGETLVARFELADKPRPDAAEAIRALTHAGIDVIMLTGDHERSARKVAAAVGIEHYHAELTPEAKAALVAQMQSEGHKVVMAGDGVNDILALAQAEIGIAMGNGSDIAIDVSDVVLMNDSLTSLEEAFRIGRATYGLVKQNLGLSLVYNAVTVPLAMAGYIIPLVAAISMSLSSLLVVGNSMRIAYSWKRAAKRR; encoded by the coding sequence TTGTCTAACGTTAAGTGCGACCACTGCCATCTGCAGTTCGATGAATCGGTCATGATCAAGGAGGGTGACCTCCACTTCTGCTGCAAAGGGTGCCAGGGGATCTACCACCTGCTCAAAGACGAGGGGCTGGAGCGCTTCTACGACAAGCTCGGCGAGGAGACCCTCGTGCCGCCGACGGAGCAGTTCGAGGACAGCGGCAACTTCAACTCGCCGGCTTTCTACGACCGCTACGTTAAGACGGACAGCGAAGGGTTCAGCGAGGTGTCACTCATCATCGAGGGGATCCACTGCTCCGCCTGTGTCTGGCTCAATGAGAAAGCGCTGCACAAGATGGAGGGCGTCGTCGAGGCGCACATCAACCACACGAACAACAAGGCGCGCATCGTTTGGGACGACGAGGTGGTCAAACTTTCCAACATTATCGACATGATCCGCGCCATCGGCTACGACGCTTTCCCGTACGATCCGCAGATCCAGGAAGCGCGGGCGGAGAAGGAGCGCAAGGATTACTACCTCCGTATCGCCGTCGCCGTCTTCGCGATGATGAACATCATGACCATCGCCGTCGCGCAGTACGCCGGCTTCTTTACGGGAATGACGCAGGGGATCAAGAACATCCTCAACGTCGCCGAGTGGATTCTCTCGACGCCGGTGCTCTTCTACAGCGGCTGGGTCTTCTTCCGGGGGGCCTACTATGGCATCCGTACCCGGTCGGTCAACATGGACATCCTCGTCGCGACCGGGGCGTCGCTGACCTATCTCTACTCCATCTATATCACTCTCTTCGAGCTGGGCGAAGCCTATTTCGACTCGGTGACGATGATCATCACTTTCGTACTTGTCGGCAAGTTCCTGGAGGTGCTCAGTAAAAAAAGCGCCGCCGATACCCTTGATGTGCTCTCCAAGCATGTACCGGGCGAAGTGACCCTTCTTAAAGACGGTACCCAGGTGAACGTGAGCGTTAACGAGGTCGTCGTCGGCGACGTCATTTTGCTCAAGGCCGGGGAGAAGGCGGGCATCGACGGGGAGATCCTCTCGGGCGAGGGGAGCTTCGACGAATCGAGCCTGACGGGGGAGAGCGACCCTATCTATAAACGGCCAGGCGACAGCGTCGTCAGCGGCACGACGAGCATCGATGCCGTCGTACAGTATGAGGCGACGAAAGATTTCGAACATTCGACCCTGTCGAACATCCTGACGATGCTCGAACGCTCTATGGCGAAAAAACCGCGTATTGAGCAGCTGGCCAACAGGCTCTCCGAGTACTTCTCCACCGTGATTCTGCTGCTGGCTTTCGGCACCTTCCTCGTCTGGTGGTTCTGGCCGCACCCTTTCAATATCGCCTTTATGGTCGGCATCTCCGTCATCGTCATCGCCTGCCCCTGCGCCCTGGCGCTGGCGACACCGGTGGCAACCCTGGTCGGCCTGGGGCAGGGAGCGAAGCGGGGCATCCTCTTCAAAGAGGCGGCCCAGCTCGAGACCCTGGCGCAGACCGATACCCTTGTGCTTGATAAAACAGGCACCATTACCGAGGGGCGGCCGCAGGTCGTCGATGTTCAGTGGTATGCTGCGGAGGCCGAGCTTCAGCGCTATCGCCTGAAACTCCAGGCCCTGCTCAACGCCTCCAAACACCCCGTCGCCATCGGCGTTTCCGAATACCTCAGCGGCGAAACGGAACTGACGGCGCTGCCCATCCTCGATGAGGTGCGCCAGATCGCAGCCAAGGGGATGGTCGCGCGATGCGAGGAGCAGATGCTCAGCGGCGGCAATGCCGCATTGATGCGCGACCAGGGGATCGCTCCTACCGACGAGAGTGCACATACGCTCTTCTATTTTGCCGTCGGCGAGACGCTGGTCGCCCGTTTTGAACTGGCGGACAAACCCCGCCCTGATGCGGCAGAGGCGATCCGTGCGTTGACCCATGCCGGCATCGACGTCATCATGCTGACGGGGGACCATGAACGCTCCGCGCGCAAGGTGGCTGCGGCAGTCGGTATCGAGCACTACCATGCCGAGCTGACCCCCGAAGCGAAGGCGGCTTTGGTCGCGCAGATGCAGAGCGAAGGGCATAAGGTCGTGATGGCGGGCGACGGTGTCAACGACATCCTCGCGCTGGCCCAGGCCGAGATCGGCATCGCCATGGGCAACGGCAGCGATATTGCCATTGATGTCAGCGACGTGGTCCTGATGAACGATTCGCTCACCTCTTTGGAGGAGGCGTTCAGGATCGGACGGGCGACGTACGGCCTGGTCAAGCAGAACCTCGGCCTGTCGCTGGTGTATAATGCCGTTACCGTGCCGCTGGCGATGGCGGGCTACATCATCCCCCTGGTCGCCGCGATATCGATGTCATTGAGCTCCCTGCTGGTCGTGGGCAACTCGATGCGCATCGCCTACAGCTGGAAACGCGCGGCGAAGCGCCGCTGA
- the ccoS gene encoding cbb3-type cytochrome oxidase assembly protein CcoS, translating into MDSWVIIMMLAVSVFLGSLALLGIMWAIRTGQFDDKEKFLNQVQYDGEDELNDAAKQAEKKKAMKKKKEEYRPE; encoded by the coding sequence ATGGACAGTTGGGTGATTATCATGATGCTGGCCGTCTCGGTCTTTCTGGGATCGCTGGCACTGCTGGGGATCATGTGGGCTATCCGGACCGGGCAGTTCGACGACAAAGAGAAGTTCCTCAACCAGGTACAGTACGACGGAGAGGACGAACTCAATGACGCCGCGAAGCAGGCGGAAAAGAAAAAGGCGATGAAGAAGAAAAAAGAGGAGTACCGGCCGGAGTAG
- a CDS encoding phosphatase PAP2 family protein: MKRTGRFFSLALVYALLSSAPGSATDTIERSGDALSIMLPLCAAAATAYHHDGEGALQFTEAFATTMGVTYALKYSIDKRRPDGSDQDAFPSGHTAAAFSGASFLQQRYGTPYGLPAYLAAVYVGWSRVEVKAHAVEDVLAGAAIGIIGTYLFTKRFKREMSLVPVVGNKQFGLVFQKKF; this comes from the coding sequence GTGAAACGCACCGGACGCTTTTTTTCTCTTGCCCTGGTGTATGCGCTGCTGAGTTCAGCGCCGGGCAGCGCCACTGACACCATCGAACGGTCGGGAGATGCGCTTAGCATCATGCTTCCGCTTTGCGCGGCGGCGGCAACCGCCTACCATCATGACGGCGAGGGGGCGCTGCAGTTCACGGAAGCGTTCGCGACGACCATGGGGGTCACCTACGCGCTCAAGTACAGCATTGATAAAAGGCGTCCCGATGGCAGCGATCAAGACGCCTTTCCCTCCGGCCATACGGCTGCCGCGTTTTCCGGGGCCTCATTTCTGCAACAACGTTATGGCACGCCTTATGGACTTCCGGCTTATCTGGCAGCCGTTTATGTCGGTTGGAGCCGTGTGGAGGTAAAGGCCCACGCCGTTGAGGATGTGCTTGCCGGAGCCGCAATCGGGATCATCGGCACGTACCTGTTTACCAAGAGGTTCAAGCGGGAGATGTCTCTTGTCCCCGTGGTTGGCAATAAACAATTCGGTCTAGTGTTTCAAAAAAAGTTTTGA
- the rsfS gene encoding ribosome silencing factor codes for MQKRLEKIIDVLDRNKAEAIELFDLRERDYFVDYVIIATSLGERHTHALLDYLKKDLKPGEQFNQVDESGEWIVVDLGDVLIHIMTPEYRSKYDMETFLTELAQKQDF; via the coding sequence GTGCAAAAACGCTTAGAGAAAATTATTGACGTACTTGACCGCAACAAAGCGGAGGCGATCGAACTCTTCGATCTCCGCGAGCGGGACTACTTCGTCGACTACGTCATCATCGCCACCTCCCTGGGTGAACGCCATACCCACGCCCTTCTGGACTATCTGAAGAAGGACCTCAAGCCGGGCGAACAGTTCAACCAGGTGGATGAAAGCGGCGAATGGATCGTCGTCGATCTCGGTGACGTTCTTATTCACATTATGACGCCGGAATACCGCAGTAAATACGATATGGAGACTTTTTTGACGGAATTGGCTCAGAAGCAGGATTTTTAA
- the nadD gene encoding nicotinate (nicotinamide) nucleotide adenylyltransferase — MAIAIFGGSFDPPHAGHAAVVTRVLETLPIETLYIVPAYVNPFKSGTHAPPELRLKWLERIFASMDGVRVSTFEIEAGRPVPTIETVRHFKALDPDIFLIIGADNIDTLTKWHEYEALNRMVTWVVASRSGSHVPANFLRLDVDVDVSSTELRALEKTHLIPDGVREEIENYYKDIQCKNA, encoded by the coding sequence ATGGCGATAGCGATTTTCGGCGGTTCTTTCGATCCTCCCCATGCCGGGCATGCCGCCGTCGTTACTCGGGTACTGGAGACCCTGCCGATCGAAACGCTCTATATCGTTCCGGCATACGTCAACCCTTTTAAAAGCGGCACGCATGCCCCGCCGGAACTGCGTCTGAAATGGCTTGAGCGCATTTTTGCCTCTATGGATGGCGTCCGTGTCAGCACCTTCGAAATCGAAGCGGGGCGTCCCGTTCCGACGATCGAGACCGTCCGCCATTTCAAAGCGCTCGATCCCGACATCTTCCTCATCATCGGGGCGGACAACATCGATACGCTGACGAAGTGGCATGAGTATGAGGCATTGAACCGGATGGTCACCTGGGTCGTGGCCAGCCGGTCGGGCAGTCACGTTCCCGCTAACTTTCTGCGCCTGGACGTCGATGTCGACGTCAGCTCGACCGAACTCCGGGCGCTGGAAAAGACCCACCTCATCCCCGACGGCGTCCGGGAAGAAATTGAAAACTATTACAAGGATATTCAGTGCAAAAACGCTTAG
- a CDS encoding phosphoglycerate kinase yields the protein MELLNIKDLDLQDKKVFIRCDFNVPLDSFGNISDDRRIRSAIATINYCLDKDCAVILASHMGRPKGEVDPKYSLEPVRLRLQQLLKRSVALAKDVVGEDAIAKAAELPRHEVLLLENLRFEKGETKNDDILAEKLAGMADFYVNDAFGVSHRAHASVEAITKHFDEKHKAAGFLLQKEIRFFGTLIKQPVRPFAAIVGGSKVSGKLEALINLLPRVDKIIIGGGMAFTFLKQLGYDIGNSLVEDDLLEEAQKIMDEARRRKVKFYLPVDVVAAQTFSADATSKLVSAQEIPQGWMGLDIGPATVRLYREVLNDVQTVLWNGPMGVYEMERFARGSSKIAHFVADSYATTVVGGGDTADLVQRIGLDEEMTFISTGGGASLELLEGKVLPGVKPLVIKEHD from the coding sequence ATGGAGCTTCTCAATATCAAAGATCTGGACCTGCAGGACAAAAAAGTATTTATCCGCTGTGATTTCAACGTGCCGCTGGATTCATTCGGGAATATTTCCGATGACCGCCGTATCCGTTCGGCGATAGCGACGATCAACTACTGCCTGGATAAAGACTGCGCCGTCATCCTTGCATCGCACATGGGACGTCCGAAGGGCGAGGTCGATCCGAAGTACTCCCTCGAACCGGTACGCCTGCGTCTGCAGCAGCTGCTCAAGCGCAGTGTCGCGCTGGCAAAGGACGTTGTCGGTGAAGATGCCATTGCCAAAGCAGCCGAACTGCCGCGCCATGAAGTCCTTCTTCTGGAAAACCTCCGTTTTGAAAAGGGCGAAACGAAAAATGACGACATTCTTGCCGAGAAGCTGGCGGGAATGGCGGATTTCTACGTCAATGATGCCTTCGGCGTCAGCCACCGCGCCCATGCCTCCGTTGAGGCGATCACCAAACATTTTGATGAGAAGCACAAGGCGGCGGGCTTCCTGCTGCAAAAAGAGATCCGCTTCTTCGGTACGCTGATCAAGCAGCCGGTGCGTCCCTTCGCGGCGATCGTCGGCGGGAGCAAGGTGTCGGGCAAGCTCGAAGCGCTGATCAACCTGCTGCCGCGCGTCGACAAGATCATCATCGGCGGAGGGATGGCCTTTACCTTCCTCAAACAGCTCGGTTATGACATTGGAAACTCCCTTGTCGAAGACGACCTGCTCGAAGAGGCGCAGAAGATCATGGACGAGGCACGCCGCCGCAAGGTGAAGTTCTATCTGCCGGTCGACGTCGTTGCTGCGCAGACCTTCTCCGCAGATGCCACGAGCAAACTCGTTTCCGCTCAGGAGATCCCGCAGGGGTGGATGGGCCTCGACATCGGGCCGGCAACAGTCCGTCTCTACCGCGAAGTCCTCAATGACGTTCAGACGGTACTTTGGAACGGCCCGATGGGCGTTTACGAGATGGAGCGTTTCGCCCGCGGCTCCAGCAAGATCGCCCACTTCGTCGCCGACTCCTACGCAACGACGGTCGTCGGCGGCGGGGATACGGCGGACTTGGTTCAGCGTATCGGTCTTGACGAAGAGATGACCTTTATCTCCACGGGAGGCGGGGCATCCCTGGAGCTGCTTGAAGGCAAAGTGCTTCCGGGTGTCAAGCCGCTCGTGATCAAGGAACACGATTGA
- a CDS encoding triose-phosphate isomerase, whose amino-acid sequence MIIAANFKTNHTRAATEAYLAKVTTYIADAEISDEVMVFPPATALCSSKGDVTVGAQNAWPTENGAYTGEIGTEQLDEFGIRTILIGHSERRHILGESQELVAEKFAYFKSLGYRIVYCIGEPLEVRDAGNEALMAYLAEQLEGIDLGYENLVVAYEPVWAIGTGRVPSENEIELIHGALAKLTKAPLLYGGSVKVGNAASILALKHVDGALVGSGALDPDDFCKMIATAKQINKQEV is encoded by the coding sequence TTGATCATTGCGGCCAACTTCAAGACGAACCATACCCGTGCCGCCACCGAGGCGTATCTGGCCAAAGTGACGACCTATATCGCCGATGCGGAGATTTCCGATGAGGTGATGGTCTTTCCGCCCGCGACGGCATTGTGCAGCAGCAAAGGCGATGTGACTGTCGGCGCACAAAACGCCTGGCCGACCGAAAACGGTGCCTACACCGGCGAGATCGGAACGGAGCAGCTTGACGAGTTCGGGATCCGGACCATCCTGATCGGCCATTCGGAACGCCGACATATCCTGGGAGAGTCCCAGGAACTTGTCGCCGAGAAATTCGCCTATTTCAAATCGCTGGGTTACCGCATCGTCTACTGCATCGGCGAACCGCTGGAGGTACGCGACGCGGGGAATGAAGCGTTGATGGCCTATCTTGCCGAACAGCTCGAAGGGATCGATCTCGGCTATGAGAACCTGGTCGTTGCCTATGAACCGGTCTGGGCGATCGGAACGGGACGGGTCCCCAGTGAAAACGAGATCGAGCTGATTCACGGTGCCCTGGCGAAACTGACGAAGGCTCCGCTGCTCTACGGCGGCAGCGTCAAAGTCGGTAACGCGGCTTCCATTCTGGCACTGAAGCATGTGGACGGGGCACTTGTCGGAAGCGGCGCGCTCGATCCGGATGATTTCTGCAAAATGATCGCCACGGCGAAACAAATTAATAAACAGGAGGTTTAA
- the fabI gene encoding enoyl-ACP reductase FabI, with protein MLMKGKKGLIVGLANDKSIAYGIAKACHEQGAELAFTYLNDALKKRVEPIAESFGSDKVYELDVSNPDHMDAIAGLIEKDMGKIDFLVHSVAFAPKEALTGSFLETTKSAFNIAMEISVYSLIDLTNKLQPVLADDASILTLSYLGGPKYVANYNVMGVAKAALESTVRYMAVDLGTKGQRVNAISAGPIKTLAAAGIGDFKQILRWNELNAPLKKNVTIEEVGNSAMYLLSDLASGVSGEIHYVDAGYNIMGMAAVEKNAEGRTVLCWDENK; from the coding sequence ATGTTGATGAAAGGCAAAAAGGGTCTGATCGTCGGACTGGCAAATGACAAATCTATCGCGTACGGTATTGCAAAGGCGTGCCATGAGCAGGGGGCGGAACTGGCGTTCACCTACCTCAACGATGCGCTCAAAAAACGTGTAGAACCCATCGCCGAGTCGTTCGGCTCGGACAAAGTCTATGAGCTTGACGTCTCCAACCCTGATCATATGGATGCGATTGCAGGCCTGATCGAGAAGGATATGGGCAAGATCGATTTCCTCGTTCACTCCGTCGCTTTTGCACCGAAAGAAGCGCTGACCGGCAGTTTCCTGGAGACTACCAAAAGCGCGTTCAACATCGCCATGGAGATCTCCGTCTATTCGCTGATCGACCTGACGAACAAGCTCCAGCCGGTGCTGGCGGACGATGCATCGATCCTGACGCTGAGTTACCTCGGCGGACCGAAATACGTTGCCAACTATAATGTAATGGGTGTCGCGAAGGCGGCCCTGGAGTCAACGGTTCGCTACATGGCGGTCGACCTTGGGACGAAGGGACAGCGCGTCAACGCCATCAGCGCCGGTCCGATCAAGACCCTTGCTGCGGCGGGCATCGGCGACTTCAAACAGATCCTGCGCTGGAACGAACTCAACGCTCCGCTGAAGAAGAATGTTACAATCGAAGAAGTAGGGAATTCGGCGATGTACCTGCTGAGCGACCTTGCATCAGGCGTATCGGGCGAGATCCACTACGTCGATGCCGGCTATAATATTATGGGGATGGCTGCTGTCGAGAAGAACGCTGAGGGCAGAACGGTCCTCTGCTGGGACGAAAACAAGTAA
- a CDS encoding ABC transporter permease: protein MNLLLRKAGYLLLMLLLITIISFLAIHAAPNSFLSGGELNPNMSAEAIDRLKAVYGLDKPLWQQYADWIVNMTQLDFGISFVSGQDVTAEIMKRLPITLGINIVSLLLVFALSLWMGIKAAMRFEQKADHAIRQLSLVSFAMPSFYLALLMILLFSVELEWLPITGLHSIGGPEEGVAYWLDTAWHLILPVFVMVFLALGSMTVYVRSLTLEILKSDYYFFAKARDLPERTLFRRYILPNLMPPVITLLGLSLPGLIGGSVILEQIFGIEGMGQLFYLSALSRDYPVIMGILMITAFLTLLGNMLADMLLLKLNPYAKRG, encoded by the coding sequence TTGAACCTACTCTTGCGCAAAGCAGGTTACCTGCTGCTGATGCTCCTGCTCATTACGATCATCTCTTTTTTGGCCATCCATGCTGCTCCCAACAGTTTTCTAAGCGGCGGTGAACTCAACCCGAACATGTCCGCAGAGGCTATCGATCGCCTCAAAGCCGTTTATGGACTTGATAAGCCGCTCTGGCAGCAGTATGCGGACTGGATCGTCAACATGACGCAGCTCGATTTCGGCATCTCCTTTGTCAGCGGGCAGGACGTGACCGCCGAGATCATGAAGCGTCTTCCGATCACACTGGGGATCAATATCGTCTCCTTGCTGCTCGTCTTCGCCCTGTCGCTCTGGATGGGCATCAAGGCGGCGATGCGTTTCGAGCAGAAAGCCGACCACGCCATCCGGCAGCTTTCTTTGGTCTCGTTCGCGATGCCATCGTTCTACCTGGCGCTGCTGATGATCCTGCTCTTCAGCGTCGAGCTGGAGTGGCTGCCGATCACGGGACTGCACAGCATCGGCGGACCGGAAGAGGGGGTGGCCTACTGGCTTGATACGGCGTGGCACCTGATCCTCCCCGTATTCGTCATGGTCTTCCTGGCCCTGGGATCTATGACGGTCTACGTCCGCTCTCTGACGCTGGAGATCCTCAAAAGCGACTACTACTTCTTCGCAAAGGCAAGAGACCTGCCGGAACGGACGCTCTTCCGGCGTTACATTTTGCCGAACCTGATGCCACCCGTCATTACGCTTTTGGGGCTCTCATTGCCCGGGCTCATCGGTGGTAGTGTTATTCTGGAGCAGATCTTCGGGATCGAGGGGATGGGACAGCTCTTCTACTTGAGCGCACTTAGCCGGGACTATCCCGTTATTATGGGGATTCTGATGATCACGGCGTTTCTGACGCTGCTGGGGAACATGCTGGCGGATATGCTCCTGCTGAAGCTGAACCCCTACGCGAAGCGGGGGTAA